In Synechococcus sp. KORDI-100, a single window of DNA contains:
- a CDS encoding ATP-dependent Clp protease ATP-binding subunit, translating into MFERFTEKAIKVIMLAQEEARRLGHNFVGTEQILLGLIGEGTGVAAKVLKSMGVNLKDARVEVEKIIGRGSGFVAVEIPFTPRAKRVLELSLEEARQLGHNYIGTEHLLLGLIREGEGVAARVLENLGVDLAKVRTQVIRMLGETAEVTAGGGGGGGSKGSTKTPTLDEFGSNLTQLASEAKLDPVVGRHNEIDRVIQILGRRTKNNPVLIGEPGVGKTAIAEGLAQRIQQGEIPDILEDKRVLTLDIGLLVAGTKYRGEFEERLKKIMEEIKSAGNVILVIDEVHTLIGAGAAEGAIDAANILKPALARGELQCIGATTLDEYRKHIERDAALERRFQPVNVGEPSIDDTIEILKGLRERYEQHHRLKITDDALVAAATLGDRYISDRFLPDKAIDLIDEAGSRVRLLNSKLPPAAKEVDRELRAVQKQKETAVRDQDFTKAGELREKEVELREQIRTLLQNSRSQTPLEPATDVSSAEADLSAEMSSTAESTPAALADGGESTPMVNEEDIAQIVASWTGVPVQKLTESESVKLLNMEETLHQRLIGQDEAVKAVSKALRRARVGLKNPNRPIASFIFSGPTGVGKTELTKALAAYFFGSEEAMIRLDMSEFMERHTVSKLIGSPPGYVGFNEGGQLTEAVRRRPYTVVLFDEIEKAHPDVFNLLLQLLEDGRLTDSKGRTVDFKNTLVIMTSNIGSKVIEKGGGGLGFEFSGESAEDSQYTRIRSLVNEELKQYFRPEFLNRLDEIIVFRQLSRDEVKEIAEIMLKEVFSRMGDKGITLTVSSAFKERLVEEGYNPAYGARPLRRAVMRLLEDSLAEEVLSGRVKDGDHAEVDVDENKKVVVRHKGRAEATPQLAGASV; encoded by the coding sequence ATGTTCGAACGGTTTACCGAGAAGGCCATCAAGGTGATCATGCTTGCCCAGGAAGAGGCACGGCGTCTTGGTCACAACTTCGTGGGAACCGAGCAGATCCTGCTCGGATTGATCGGTGAAGGCACAGGTGTTGCAGCCAAGGTGCTCAAGTCCATGGGGGTCAACCTCAAGGACGCCCGTGTTGAGGTGGAAAAGATCATCGGCCGAGGTTCCGGCTTCGTGGCGGTTGAGATTCCGTTCACCCCACGGGCCAAGCGCGTGCTGGAGTTGTCCCTTGAAGAGGCTCGCCAGCTCGGCCACAACTACATCGGTACGGAGCATCTTCTCCTCGGTCTGATCCGTGAGGGTGAAGGAGTTGCCGCCCGTGTGCTCGAAAACCTCGGCGTCGACCTGGCCAAGGTGCGCACCCAGGTGATTCGCATGCTGGGTGAAACCGCGGAGGTGACCGCCGGTGGCGGCGGCGGCGGCGGCTCCAAGGGGTCCACCAAAACCCCCACACTCGATGAATTCGGCAGCAACCTCACCCAGCTGGCCAGCGAGGCCAAGCTGGATCCGGTCGTCGGTCGTCACAACGAGATTGATCGCGTGATTCAGATCCTTGGTCGTCGTACCAAGAACAATCCGGTGTTGATCGGTGAGCCGGGCGTCGGCAAGACCGCCATCGCCGAGGGTCTGGCCCAGCGCATTCAGCAGGGTGAAATTCCAGACATCCTCGAGGACAAGCGTGTTCTCACCCTTGATATCGGTCTGCTTGTCGCCGGCACCAAATACCGGGGTGAATTCGAGGAACGCCTCAAGAAGATCATGGAGGAGATCAAGTCCGCCGGGAACGTGATCCTGGTCATCGACGAGGTGCACACCCTGATCGGAGCCGGTGCTGCCGAGGGGGCCATTGATGCTGCCAATATCCTCAAACCTGCCCTGGCCCGTGGTGAGCTCCAGTGCATCGGTGCCACGACCCTCGACGAATACCGCAAGCACATCGAGCGGGATGCGGCCCTCGAACGTCGCTTCCAGCCGGTGAACGTCGGTGAACCCTCCATCGACGACACCATTGAGATTCTCAAGGGACTGCGAGAGCGCTACGAGCAGCACCACCGCCTCAAGATCACGGACGATGCCCTCGTGGCAGCGGCCACCCTCGGCGATCGCTACATCTCCGACCGCTTCCTGCCTGATAAAGCCATCGACCTGATCGATGAGGCAGGTTCCCGGGTGCGCCTGCTCAACTCCAAGCTGCCCCCCGCTGCCAAGGAGGTGGACAGGGAGCTGCGGGCGGTGCAAAAGCAAAAGGAAACTGCGGTTCGCGATCAGGATTTCACCAAGGCCGGTGAACTCCGCGAGAAAGAAGTGGAATTGCGTGAGCAGATCCGCACCCTGTTGCAGAACAGCCGCAGTCAGACCCCTCTCGAGCCGGCAACGGACGTTTCCTCAGCGGAGGCCGATCTCTCAGCAGAGATGTCGTCGACAGCTGAGTCAACCCCGGCTGCACTGGCTGACGGCGGTGAATCCACACCGATGGTGAATGAGGAGGACATCGCCCAGATCGTCGCCTCCTGGACAGGGGTTCCCGTTCAGAAGCTCACCGAAAGCGAGTCGGTGAAGCTGCTCAACATGGAGGAAACCCTCCACCAGCGTTTGATCGGTCAGGACGAAGCGGTGAAGGCCGTCTCCAAGGCCCTGCGTCGTGCTCGCGTCGGTCTCAAGAATCCCAACCGTCCGATCGCCAGCTTCATCTTCTCCGGCCCGACCGGTGTCGGTAAGACCGAACTCACCAAGGCGCTGGCGGCTTATTTCTTCGGCAGCGAAGAGGCAATGATCCGCCTCGACATGTCTGAATTCATGGAGCGCCACACGGTCAGCAAGCTGATCGGTTCACCTCCGGGGTATGTGGGATTCAACGAGGGTGGGCAGCTTACCGAAGCCGTGCGTCGTCGTCCTTACACCGTGGTCCTCTTCGACGAGATCGAGAAGGCCCATCCCGACGTCTTCAACCTGTTGCTGCAGTTGCTTGAAGATGGGCGCCTCACCGACTCCAAGGGCCGCACGGTCGACTTCAAGAACACCCTCGTGATCATGACCTCGAACATCGGTTCGAAGGTGATCGAGAAAGGTGGTGGTGGTCTTGGCTTTGAGTTCTCAGGAGAGAGCGCTGAAGACTCTCAATACACTCGCATTCGCTCGCTGGTGAACGAGGAGCTCAAGCAGTATTTCCGTCCGGAATTCCTCAACCGTCTCGACGAAATCATCGTGTTCCGTCAGCTGAGCCGTGATGAGGTTAAGGAGATTGCCGAGATCATGCTCAAGGAGGTGTTCAGCCGCATGGGCGACAAGGGCATCACCCTCACAGTGTCCAGCGCCTTCAAGGAACGTCTGGTCGAGGAGGGTTACAACCCCGCCTATGGAGCCCGTCCATTGCGTCGTGCTGTGATGCGTCTGCTCGAGGATTCCCTGGCCGAGGAAGTTCTCTCCGGTCGCGTCAAGGATGGCGATCATGCCGAAGTGGATGTAGACGAGAACAAGAAGGTTGTCGTGCGCCATAAAGGTCGCGCGGAGGCCACTCCCCAGCTCGCCGGCGCCAGCGTCTGA
- a CDS encoding iron-containing alcohol dehydrogenase family protein, whose translation MSAPISAHAIAPTAMLRGEGAWAQALPQIAALSNTPLLLGRSSATAAIRGRLLADLQHAGLSPHPAQLQFDCCEDDLQRLGRDLTAHGDHPCDAVIAAGGGKVLDAGKLLASRFNLPCITVPLSAATCAGWTSLANLYSPQGAFQSDVVLPRCPDLLVFDHALIRQAPPRTLASGIADALAKWYESSVSSACSEDGLVQQAVQMARVLRDQLLIDSVEAMRDPSGEAWVRVAEACGLTAGVMGGLGGARCRTVAAHAVHNGLTQLAAAHGSLHGEKVGFGVLVQLRLEDRLGENRLAAQAHRQLLPLLQQLELPVSLADLGLAEASLSDLQAVCDFACRKGSDLHHLPFPVTPGALLEALVGAAEPIPVPS comes from the coding sequence ATGTCCGCACCCATCTCTGCCCACGCCATCGCGCCTACCGCGATGCTGAGGGGAGAGGGTGCTTGGGCGCAGGCCCTGCCGCAGATTGCTGCCCTCAGCAACACGCCGTTGCTGCTCGGCCGCAGCAGCGCCACGGCTGCGATTCGTGGTCGACTGCTTGCCGACCTGCAGCATGCAGGCCTGTCTCCGCACCCTGCCCAGCTTCAGTTCGATTGCTGCGAGGACGATCTGCAGCGACTCGGGCGCGACCTGACCGCCCATGGCGATCACCCTTGTGATGCTGTGATCGCCGCCGGCGGTGGCAAGGTTCTCGATGCAGGGAAACTGCTGGCCAGTCGCTTCAACCTCCCTTGCATCACGGTTCCCTTGAGTGCCGCCACCTGTGCCGGCTGGACGTCCCTGGCCAACCTTTATTCGCCGCAAGGTGCCTTCCAGTCGGATGTCGTGTTGCCGCGTTGTCCGGATCTGCTGGTGTTCGATCACGCCCTCATCCGGCAGGCACCCCCTCGAACCCTTGCCAGTGGGATCGCCGATGCCCTGGCCAAGTGGTACGAGTCGTCGGTGAGCAGTGCCTGCAGTGAGGATGGGCTGGTGCAGCAAGCGGTGCAGATGGCCCGGGTGTTGCGGGATCAGCTCCTGATCGACAGCGTCGAGGCGATGCGCGATCCCTCAGGAGAGGCCTGGGTGCGTGTCGCCGAAGCCTGCGGGCTCACCGCCGGTGTGATGGGCGGCCTGGGTGGCGCCCGCTGTCGCACTGTGGCGGCCCATGCCGTGCACAACGGTCTCACCCAGCTTGCGGCGGCCCATGGTTCGCTCCACGGCGAGAAGGTCGGCTTCGGTGTCCTGGTGCAGCTGCGGCTTGAGGACCGTCTTGGTGAGAACCGTCTCGCAGCCCAGGCCCATCGTCAGCTGTTGCCCTTGCTTCAACAACTGGAACTGCCGGTGAGCCTGGCGGATCTCGGTCTGGCGGAGGCCAGCCTCAGCGACCTCCAGGCGGTGTGTGATTTCGCCTGTCGCAAGGGCTCCGATCTGCATCATCTGCCCTTTCCCGTCACCCCTGGCGCCTTGCTCGAGGCGTTGGTCGGGGCGGCTGAACCGATCCCCGTGCCCTCTTGA
- a CDS encoding alpha/beta fold hydrolase: MTTLLEQLGPELLDPQARALADAVQWWDLPGLGSSDPFPVAVLGQGPPLLLLHGFDSSFLEFRRIAPLLAPHVQLFIPDLFGFGFTPRPKGVAYGPESVLRHLDALLSRLKAEQGSSGQEGSGQASSDKDSSEQGCSDRGSCQEDSDQTVAVVGASMGGAVAVELARRHPNHVGSLLLLAPAGLTGRPMPLPPLLDRLGVWFLSRPGVRRGLCKQAFADPAASVGPPEEQIASLHLQVPGWADALAAFARSGGFASCGSPLPSQPLHVIWGAEDRILRPPLKQAVLDLLEQPVETFEACGHLPHLDHPQQVVDRALRLLRP, encoded by the coding sequence TTGACCACACTGCTGGAGCAGCTCGGCCCTGAGCTGCTGGATCCTCAGGCACGGGCTCTGGCGGATGCAGTGCAGTGGTGGGATCTCCCGGGCCTGGGAAGCTCCGATCCCTTTCCAGTGGCTGTGCTCGGGCAAGGACCGCCTTTGCTGTTGCTGCACGGCTTCGACAGCAGCTTTCTGGAGTTCCGTCGCATTGCGCCCCTGCTGGCGCCGCACGTTCAGCTGTTCATTCCCGATCTGTTTGGTTTTGGGTTCACGCCTCGCCCGAAGGGCGTTGCCTATGGCCCCGAATCGGTGCTGCGCCATCTCGATGCCCTGTTATCGCGTCTGAAGGCGGAACAAGGCTCCTCCGGTCAGGAGGGTTCTGGACAGGCCAGTTCTGACAAAGACAGTTCTGAGCAAGGCTGTTCTGACCGAGGCTCTTGCCAAGAGGACTCTGATCAAACCGTTGCAGTTGTCGGTGCCTCAATGGGCGGTGCGGTGGCGGTGGAACTGGCCCGGCGCCATCCCAACCATGTCGGCTCATTGTTGCTCCTGGCCCCCGCCGGTCTGACGGGCCGGCCGATGCCCTTGCCACCCCTGCTCGATCGCCTTGGCGTCTGGTTTCTCTCCAGGCCAGGCGTTCGTCGGGGGTTGTGCAAGCAGGCGTTCGCTGATCCAGCGGCGTCCGTCGGTCCGCCTGAGGAGCAGATCGCTTCGCTGCACCTGCAGGTTCCTGGCTGGGCCGATGCCCTGGCCGCCTTCGCTCGCAGCGGCGGTTTCGCCAGTTGCGGCTCACCCCTGCCAAGCCAGCCCTTGCATGTGATCTGGGGTGCGGAGGATCGTATTCTGCGGCCTCCGTTGAAACAGGCCGTGCTGGATCTCCTGGAGCAACCGGTGGAGACCTTTGAAGCCTGCGGCCATCTGCCGCATCTCGACCATCCGCAGCAGGTGGTAGATCGCGCGCTCCGTCTGTTGCGCCCATGA
- a CDS encoding DUF2993 domain-containing protein — translation MSVFPSPRSGPVLQLIASGLKLWIRSSCESIGDLQLELQGSGLGLLQGKLDGVTLTARDVCFRGLPLQLADLRSGQIQVTLTTGGVVLQQFFDVQGEVTITGRALNEALLSEPWRWLGDWLAEQLMGLTPLGGLLIDNDQMELKAPVAAHKDPARRRFRLRAAQGTVAIQPIDDDRTTLLPMDEGIQIEQAQLQAGILHLQGRARVTP, via the coding sequence ATGAGTGTTTTCCCCTCACCTCGCAGTGGACCGGTGCTGCAGCTGATCGCCAGTGGTTTGAAGCTGTGGATTCGCAGCTCCTGCGAGAGCATCGGCGATCTGCAGCTGGAGCTGCAGGGGTCAGGCCTTGGCCTGCTGCAGGGCAAGCTTGATGGCGTCACCCTCACCGCCCGCGACGTGTGTTTTCGCGGACTGCCGCTGCAGCTGGCGGACCTGCGCAGTGGTCAGATTCAGGTGACTCTGACCACCGGGGGCGTGGTGCTGCAGCAGTTTTTTGATGTTCAAGGTGAGGTGACGATCACCGGTCGTGCCCTGAATGAGGCGTTGCTGTCAGAGCCCTGGCGATGGCTCGGCGACTGGTTGGCCGAGCAGTTGATGGGGCTGACTCCCCTTGGTGGTCTGTTGATCGACAACGACCAGATGGAGCTCAAGGCTCCCGTGGCCGCGCACAAGGATCCGGCACGACGCCGGTTTAGGTTGCGTGCCGCTCAAGGCACCGTGGCGATCCAGCCCATTGACGACGACCGCACGACGCTCTTGCCGATGGATGAGGGCATCCAGATCGAGCAGGCTCAGCTGCAGGCTGGGATCCTGCACCTGCAGGGTCGCGCCCGCGTCACCCCTTAG
- a CDS encoding phosphatidate cytidylyltransferase yields the protein MISEVTAATPNLTPRPGSLRKRLTSGAAAGGFGLIVVALGGWWFTIAVGVIVHLGLLEFFRMAQFKGIRPATKTTLVVCQLLLLSTQWAIQGGLPDVIPQAVLPLSGATICAWLLLQPVTGSIADVAASIFGLFYLGFLPSHWLQLRNLSAPQLAPSLASLPEAWGWLDSGLAITLSACLMIVASDIGSWAFGMCCGRRPLSPISPGKTVEGAIGGFACAMAVGLISGWMLGWPLAGLPGLLLGALVALISLVGDLTESMMKRDAGLKDSGDVLPGHGGILDRIDSYLFTPAVIYYAITLALPLLPKG from the coding sequence GTGATCAGCGAGGTCACCGCCGCAACGCCGAACCTGACACCAAGACCCGGTTCTCTTCGCAAACGCTTGACCAGTGGTGCAGCAGCGGGGGGGTTCGGCCTGATTGTGGTGGCCCTGGGTGGTTGGTGGTTCACGATCGCCGTGGGCGTGATCGTGCACCTCGGCCTGCTGGAGTTCTTCCGCATGGCCCAGTTCAAGGGCATCCGTCCAGCCACCAAAACCACCCTGGTGGTCTGTCAGCTGCTGCTGCTCAGCACCCAGTGGGCCATCCAGGGGGGCCTGCCGGATGTCATCCCCCAGGCGGTTCTTCCCCTGTCAGGGGCGACCATCTGCGCCTGGTTGCTGCTGCAGCCGGTCACCGGTTCGATTGCAGATGTCGCCGCCTCGATCTTTGGACTCTTCTATCTGGGTTTTCTGCCGAGCCACTGGTTGCAGTTGCGCAACCTGAGTGCACCGCAACTGGCCCCGAGCCTGGCGTCCCTGCCTGAGGCATGGGGCTGGCTCGACAGTGGCCTGGCGATCACCCTGTCGGCCTGCCTGATGATCGTCGCCAGTGATATCGGCTCCTGGGCCTTCGGCATGTGCTGCGGCCGCCGTCCGCTCTCGCCGATCTCGCCGGGGAAAACCGTGGAGGGGGCCATCGGCGGATTTGCCTGCGCCATGGCCGTCGGACTGATCAGCGGTTGGATGCTGGGCTGGCCCCTGGCTGGGTTGCCGGGTTTGCTGCTGGGAGCGCTGGTGGCCTTGATCAGCCTGGTGGGGGATCTCACGGAATCGATGATGAAACGCGATGCCGGCCTGAAGGATTCCGGAGATGTGCTGCCGGGCCATGGCGGCATCCTGGATCGCATCGACAGCTACCTGTTCACTCCCGCTGTGATCTATTACGCGATCACCCTTGCCCTGCCGTTGCTGCCTAAGGGGTGA